A region of Moorena producens PAL-8-15-08-1 DNA encodes the following proteins:
- a CDS encoding DUF3747 domain-containing protein: MKNSLRQKLPQKLATFATVALATAFSAISLGNQTSAATFEQKQVEQGKFIAVAQPFGANSHQLLIIEQKSNKRACWSESGTNPVIVDPLLLNFDFTGICGRSTDSNGYSMRMAGEDLGLDYILSIVERNGELLLVGKHRLDRKAPEVIIGRTGGISQGFMKIFLQPGWEFAKRMFNGKELGHVYLATNSPLGNTGSSDPSDLPPLPPRETSKFRDITNDVYASEIEKAVAMGFIAGFQDNTFRPQGFLTREQLVSMVIEGLGKLPGANITVPTQASGRPYQDVEAGRWSAAKIQWARDNNIVSGYPDGTFRPNKSVTRAELMAVQKKAAEFAKSLQGQPGVLVSNGSVTQFSDTEGHWAVALISEMSGYCQVASPLNERGNAFFPNSEARRNYAAAATLRMLNCVQQPITQNQ, from the coding sequence ATGAAAAATTCTTTAAGACAAAAATTACCACAAAAACTAGCCACCTTCGCCACCGTTGCCCTAGCCACTGCCTTCTCAGCAATCAGTCTTGGCAACCAAACCTCCGCCGCTACCTTCGAGCAAAAACAAGTTGAACAAGGCAAGTTTATTGCTGTAGCTCAACCCTTTGGGGCAAATTCTCATCAACTGCTGATCATAGAACAAAAATCCAACAAGCGAGCCTGTTGGAGCGAAAGTGGTACTAACCCAGTGATCGTAGACCCACTGCTGTTGAACTTTGACTTTACTGGCATTTGCGGACGCAGTACTGATAGCAATGGCTATTCCATGCGCATGGCTGGTGAAGATCTAGGACTCGATTACATCCTCAGCATTGTTGAGCGTAATGGTGAACTGTTGCTAGTGGGTAAGCACCGTCTTGATCGTAAAGCTCCTGAAGTCATCATCGGCAGAACTGGTGGTATTAGCCAGGGCTTTATGAAAATTTTTCTGCAGCCCGGTTGGGAATTTGCCAAGAGAATGTTCAATGGCAAAGAGCTAGGTCACGTCTACCTTGCTACTAATTCACCCCTAGGTAACACAGGAAGTAGTGATCCATCCGACCTTCCCCCACTTCCGCCACGGGAAACTTCTAAATTTCGGGATATTACTAATGATGTCTATGCCTCAGAAATTGAAAAAGCTGTAGCAATGGGATTTATTGCTGGATTTCAGGACAATACCTTCAGACCTCAAGGGTTTCTAACCAGAGAACAACTCGTGTCTATGGTAATTGAAGGCTTAGGTAAACTGCCAGGTGCTAATATTACTGTCCCCACTCAAGCCTCAGGGCGGCCCTATCAGGATGTTGAGGCTGGGCGCTGGAGTGCTGCCAAAATTCAATGGGCGAGGGACAACAACATTGTTAGTGGCTATCCTGATGGCACCTTTCGACCAAATAAGTCCGTAACTCGCGCCGAATTGATGGCAGTACAAAAAAAAGCTGCTGAATTTGCCAAAAGCCTCCAAGGGCAGCCAGGGGTACTCGTTTCTAATGGGTCAGTCACACAATTTTCCGACACTGAAGGTCACTGGGCTGTCGCTCTGATTTCTGAAATGTCTGGCTACTGCCAAGTGGCATCTCCCCTAAACGAAAGGGGTAACGCTTTCTTCCCCAATTCTGAAGCACGCCGGAACTATGCCGCTGCTGCTACTCTGCGTATGCTCAACTGTGTGCAGCAGCCCATTACTCAGAATCAGTAG
- a CDS encoding FG-GAP-like repeat-containing protein gives MPKFEAEDTTRLSLENYIVFESDIASGGQAIEISKTNTTEPGFIRLTWTEADGPAGNYNFNIAHFDEADGRSTLTLRVNNIPISRYIFNKNPGEQGNPPIDIPSSSNYIGLTGSIFDGLSNPNPVFENVTLAPGDQIEISAVADSLGNQTDELARIDVIEITPAPLADPVINVPELTIIPTDGTVAETVPKSGGITISRTGDISQSLEVTYTVSGTASSSDYKPILTGTVTIPEGQQSVDLKLTPIADGLVEGEETVIITLENSPNYQLGQTPSATFTITDNDQSTITESVTIFWRNQETGVNGAWLMDGLDLAQAVTIPSPTEPADSPWQMQGAGDFNSDQQQDILWRNTSTGETGIWLMAGSVFENSVSITPTPDLDWEIRGTEDFNSDQQQDILWRNTSTGENKVWLMNGTTVAEEVLIQSEAVTSIWEMRAAGDLDGDGDGDIIWRNTQDQTIYYWRMEGTQYIESVLISSPISSGQEVIHGTLDIDDNGFDDILWRNLDDGQNSVWLMNANGFDRLEKLDPLTDTSWQSYV, from the coding sequence ATGCCAAAATTTGAGGCAGAAGACACAACTAGGCTGAGTCTAGAGAACTACATAGTTTTTGAGAGTGACATTGCTTCCGGTGGCCAAGCTATCGAGATTTCCAAAACCAATACTACTGAACCAGGATTCATTCGTTTAACCTGGACAGAAGCTGACGGTCCTGCTGGTAACTATAATTTTAATATTGCCCATTTTGATGAAGCAGATGGCCGATCTACCCTGACACTTCGTGTCAACAATATCCCAATTAGTAGATATATTTTCAATAAAAACCCCGGAGAACAGGGCAATCCACCCATAGACATACCCAGCTCTAGTAATTATATCGGGTTGACTGGTTCTATATTTGATGGTTTATCCAATCCTAATCCGGTCTTTGAAAACGTAACACTGGCTCCAGGGGATCAGATTGAAATCTCTGCCGTGGCGGATAGTTTGGGGAATCAAACCGATGAACTAGCACGGATCGACGTTATTGAAATAACACCAGCACCGTTAGCTGATCCAGTTATTAATGTTCCTGAACTGACCATTATCCCTACTGATGGTACAGTAGCCGAAACTGTGCCAAAAAGTGGTGGTATTACCATCAGCCGCACCGGAGACATTAGTCAAAGCCTAGAAGTAACTTACACGGTCAGTGGCACCGCTAGCTCCTCAGATTACAAGCCCATCCTAACTGGTACCGTTACTATTCCAGAAGGTCAGCAGTCAGTAGATCTCAAGCTTACCCCAATCGCCGATGGTCTAGTAGAAGGGGAAGAAACTGTCATTATTACCCTTGAGAATAGTCCCAACTATCAATTAGGTCAGACTCCCAGTGCCACTTTCACCATTACCGACAATGACCAATCCACGATCACCGAGAGTGTGACTATTTTCTGGCGTAATCAGGAGACCGGAGTCAATGGTGCTTGGCTGATGGATGGTCTCGACTTAGCTCAAGCCGTGACAATTCCTTCTCCAACAGAACCAGCCGACAGTCCCTGGCAGATGCAGGGTGCAGGGGATTTCAACAGTGATCAACAACAGGATATTCTCTGGCGTAATACCTCTACTGGTGAAACTGGCATCTGGTTGATGGCAGGATCGGTGTTTGAGAATTCAGTGTCCATAACCCCAACTCCAGACCTGGACTGGGAAATTCGTGGCACCGAAGATTTTAACAGTGATCAACAACAGGATATTCTCTGGCGCAATACCTCCACTGGGGAAAATAAAGTCTGGTTAATGAATGGCACCACTGTGGCTGAGGAGGTGTTGATTCAATCGGAAGCAGTCACTAGTATTTGGGAAATGAGGGCAGCGGGAGATTTGGATGGAGATGGTGATGGGGATATTATTTGGCGCAATACTCAAGACCAAACTATTTACTATTGGAGGATGGAAGGGACTCAGTACATTGAATCAGTGTTGATCTCCTCACCAATCAGTAGTGGTCAGGAGGTAATCCATGGCACCCTCGACATCGATGATAATGGTTTCGATGATATCCTCTGGCGCAATCTCGACGATGGACAAAATAGTGTCTGGCTGATGAATGCCAATGGGTTCGATCGCCTGGAGAAGCTTGATCCACTAACCGATACCAGTTGGCAAAGTTATGTGTGA
- a CDS encoding N-acetylmuramoyl-L-alanine amidase, whose product MGRIFISAGHGGMESGGRDPGAIAGGTTEAEEMIRLRDIVVPELRSRGYEVLSVPDQLSLRQTIQWINDRARFGDVALEIHADAFSNPNLRGASAFYIFNNTERKKHGELMLRYLITRLPELPNRGAKPDTDSGVGRLAFCRDVILPSLLLEVGFLTNPQDRALLQNRRRDMALGIVDGLAQWSSLISGEQPPDQFNPVYPIIDIKINNQTYDDRGVLINSNSYIPIDLADRLGVDLTTADNVRRVQYRGVVYVKAIELRDYNIFVGWDAATRTVILRSISQKVCPGLIDRIMGHGSTSEVQLQIFLKNNNQNGLTQFPDLPRLYREEASVEGVNYDIAFAQACVETNFLRFSDRLRPEQNNFGGLGAVTSDEEATFPSARIGVRAHIQHLKAYASQEPLVQPLVDPRFRFVTRGIAPLVEQLSGRWSADLDYGKRIIAVVRRLYESSNLL is encoded by the coding sequence ATGGGACGTATATTTATTTCAGCAGGTCACGGTGGCATGGAAAGCGGTGGTCGTGACCCAGGGGCGATTGCCGGTGGGACAACAGAAGCCGAAGAAATGATTCGGCTGCGAGATATAGTGGTGCCAGAATTGCGATCGCGTGGGTATGAAGTATTATCTGTTCCTGATCAATTAAGTTTAAGGCAGACAATTCAATGGATTAATGACCGTGCTCGTTTTGGTGATGTAGCGCTAGAGATTCATGCTGACGCCTTCTCTAATCCTAACCTCCGAGGTGCCTCTGCCTTCTACATTTTCAATAACACTGAGCGCAAGAAGCATGGTGAACTAATGCTGCGCTATTTGATCACACGCCTTCCTGAACTACCCAATCGAGGAGCAAAACCCGATACGGACTCAGGTGTTGGGCGTCTTGCCTTTTGCCGTGATGTTATCCTGCCCTCCCTACTGCTCGAAGTTGGCTTTCTGACTAATCCCCAAGACCGTGCTCTGCTCCAGAATCGACGTCGTGACATGGCCCTAGGCATAGTTGATGGACTGGCCCAATGGAGTAGTTTGATTTCTGGTGAACAGCCACCCGATCAATTCAATCCCGTTTATCCGATCATTGATATTAAAATCAATAATCAGACTTACGATGATCGAGGTGTTCTAATCAATAGCAATTCTTACATTCCCATTGACCTAGCCGATCGCCTAGGAGTCGATTTGACCACCGCTGACAATGTCCGTCGTGTGCAATATCGGGGAGTCGTGTATGTTAAAGCCATTGAACTAAGAGATTATAACATCTTCGTCGGTTGGGATGCTGCCACCCGCACTGTGATTTTGCGCTCAATTTCCCAGAAAGTCTGTCCAGGTCTGATTGACCGGATTATGGGTCATGGTAGCACCTCCGAAGTCCAGTTACAGATATTTCTTAAAAACAATAATCAGAACGGCCTGACTCAGTTTCCTGACCTACCTAGGCTCTATCGAGAAGAAGCCTCAGTGGAGGGAGTCAACTATGACATTGCCTTTGCCCAAGCTTGTGTAGAAACTAACTTCCTACGCTTTAGCGATCGCCTTAGACCTGAGCAAAATAATTTTGGTGGTTTGGGAGCAGTGACTAGTGACGAAGAAGCGACTTTTCCTAGCGCTAGAATTGGAGTCCGTGCTCATATCCAACACTTGAAAGCCTACGCCAGTCAGGAACCCCTAGTCCAACCCTTGGTCGATCCCCGGTTTCGCTTCGTTACCCGAGGGATTGCTCCCTTAGTGGAACAGCTCAGTGGGCGCTGGTCAGCTGACTTAGATTACGGCAAGCGAATTATCGCCGTTGTCAGACGTTTATATGAATCATCTAACCTGCTTTGA
- a CDS encoding alpha/beta hydrolase — protein MLPLLPITHYLLPITYYPLPITHYLLPITYYPLPITHYLLPITYYPLPR, from the coding sequence ATGCTCCCCCTATTACCTATTACCCATTACCTATTACCCATTACCTATTACCCATTACCTATTACCCATTACCTATTACCCATTACCTATTACCCATTACCTATTACCCATTACCTATTACCCATTACCTATTACCCATTACCCAGATAA
- a CDS encoding rhodanese-related sulfurtransferase: MTQVVATFYKFVRLPDFADKRPSLLAHCQAQGITGTILLAAEGINSTIAGSRQAIDSVLAFLRSDPRLADLEHKESYTDSPPFNRLKVRLKKEIVTIGLPEVDPNQQVGTYVNPQDWNALISDPDVVLIDTRNTYEVTIGSFKGAQNPHTDSFRQFPDYVRHHLDSTKDKKVALFCTGGIRCEKASSFMLSQGFKQVYHLKGGILKYLEQVPEDESLWEGECFVFDQRIALKHRLEAGTHHMCYGCGNPISQADLNSPKYIKGVSCPYCFDDFTNEA; this comes from the coding sequence ATGACCCAGGTAGTAGCAACATTTTACAAATTTGTCAGATTGCCAGACTTTGCCGATAAACGACCCTCCTTACTAGCTCATTGTCAAGCTCAAGGCATCACAGGAACGATTCTCCTCGCAGCAGAAGGCATTAACAGCACCATCGCAGGCTCCCGTCAAGCCATTGATTCAGTCCTAGCGTTTCTCCGTTCCGATCCCCGTCTGGCCGACTTAGAGCATAAAGAATCCTACACCGACTCCCCCCCATTCAACCGCCTGAAAGTCCGGTTAAAGAAAGAAATTGTCACCATCGGTTTGCCAGAGGTTGACCCCAATCAGCAGGTAGGTACCTATGTTAATCCCCAGGACTGGAATGCTCTAATTTCCGATCCAGACGTAGTCCTGATTGACACCCGCAATACCTATGAAGTAACTATCGGAAGCTTCAAAGGTGCCCAAAATCCCCATACTGACTCATTCCGACAATTCCCTGATTATGTTCGCCATCACCTCGATTCCACCAAAGACAAAAAAGTAGCCCTGTTTTGTACAGGGGGTATTCGCTGTGAAAAAGCCTCATCGTTTATGTTGAGTCAGGGGTTTAAACAGGTCTATCATCTCAAAGGTGGCATTCTCAAGTATTTAGAACAAGTCCCAGAAGACGAAAGTTTATGGGAAGGGGAGTGCTTTGTTTTCGATCAACGAATTGCTCTCAAGCACAGGTTGGAAGCTGGAACCCACCATATGTGCTACGGTTGTGGCAATCCAATTTCCCAAGCTGATCTCAATTCTCCTAAATATATCAAAGGTGTTTCTTGCCCTTACTGTTTTGATGATTTCACCAATGAAGCATAA
- a CDS encoding glycoside hydrolase 100 family protein — translation MGSEGNLIEAAWQALEDSIIYYQGHPVGTVASKDPDMEALNYDQCFTRDFAVSAMALLMKGKGEIVRNFLIETLGLQSREKHMDCFKAGQGLMPASFKVIHKKEQEYLGADFGEHAIARVAPVDSGLWWLLILRAYVKATGDQALAHQTRFQRGIKLVLDLCLTKRFDLFPTMLVPDGAFMIDRRMGVDGYPLDIQALFYTALQAASELLLPEDDYVPVVKERLGHLTYHIRNYYWLNLDRLKEIYRYDVEEFGEAAINKFNVYADTIPDWLMQWLPDSGGYFVGNLGPGRMDFRFFAQGNLMAIITSLATEEQSQAIMDLIEQRWEDLVGEMPMKVCFPALEGRDWQIITGCDPKNTPWSYHNAGNWPFLLWELAAAAQKTGKSELARKALTIASQCLLKDNWPEYYDGKNGRLIGKKARKVQTWTIAGLLAAQQLIDNPDHLNLVSFEDTAVMICSMDIAEIVAMNK, via the coding sequence ATGGGAAGCGAAGGTAATCTGATCGAGGCAGCTTGGCAAGCCCTGGAAGATTCGATTATCTATTATCAAGGACATCCCGTAGGCACAGTAGCGTCGAAAGACCCGGATATGGAAGCCCTGAATTATGACCAGTGCTTTACGCGGGATTTCGCGGTGTCGGCTATGGCATTGCTGATGAAGGGCAAGGGAGAAATTGTGCGCAATTTCTTGATCGAAACCCTAGGGCTTCAAAGCCGTGAAAAGCATATGGATTGCTTTAAGGCGGGTCAAGGATTGATGCCAGCGAGCTTTAAAGTAATACATAAGAAGGAACAGGAGTATTTAGGGGCGGATTTTGGGGAACATGCGATCGCACGAGTTGCTCCAGTAGATTCTGGCTTGTGGTGGTTGCTGATTTTAAGGGCTTATGTCAAGGCAACTGGTGATCAAGCCCTTGCCCACCAGACACGGTTCCAACGGGGAATCAAATTAGTTTTAGATCTGTGTCTGACTAAACGATTTGATCTGTTTCCCACGATGTTGGTGCCCGATGGTGCCTTCATGATTGACCGACGGATGGGAGTTGATGGGTATCCGTTGGATATTCAAGCCCTATTCTACACTGCGTTGCAGGCGGCCAGTGAGTTGTTGTTGCCAGAGGATGATTACGTTCCTGTGGTCAAGGAGCGCTTGGGTCATCTGACTTATCATATTCGGAATTACTATTGGTTGAATTTAGACCGCCTCAAGGAAATCTATCGCTACGATGTGGAAGAGTTCGGTGAAGCCGCAATCAATAAGTTTAATGTCTATGCTGACACTATTCCAGATTGGCTAATGCAATGGTTGCCAGATTCAGGGGGATATTTTGTGGGTAACCTTGGACCAGGACGGATGGATTTTCGCTTTTTTGCCCAAGGTAATTTAATGGCAATTATTACTTCCCTAGCTACTGAAGAACAATCCCAAGCCATTATGGACTTGATCGAGCAACGCTGGGAGGATTTAGTGGGAGAAATGCCCATGAAAGTTTGTTTTCCGGCTTTGGAAGGTCGCGATTGGCAAATTATCACAGGTTGTGATCCCAAAAATACTCCTTGGTCTTACCATAATGCGGGTAATTGGCCTTTCTTGTTGTGGGAATTAGCAGCAGCAGCACAAAAAACTGGGAAATCTGAACTGGCTCGTAAAGCCTTAACCATTGCTTCCCAATGCCTACTTAAGGATAACTGGCCAGAGTACTATGATGGTAAAAATGGTCGCCTGATTGGCAAGAAAGCCAGGAAAGTTCAAACCTGGACAATTGCTGGATTATTAGCAGCACAACAGTTGATAGATAATCCGGATCATCTTAACTTAGTCAGTTTTGAGGACACTGCTGTGATGATTTGCTCTATGGATATTGCAGAAATTGTTGCCATGAACAAATAA
- a CDS encoding class I SAM-dependent methyltransferase, translating to MANQTFGLDKQLNDYLKSVSVREPDVLTQLRVETAEHSMARMQIAPEQGQFMALLVQLMGAKKTLEVGVFTGYSALAVALALPAEGKVVACDISEKYTAIARRYWQKAGVADKIDLQIAPALDTLDRLVEEGQAGTFDFAFIDADKRNYENYYEQALKLVRIGGLIAVDNVLWSGRVADPEVVDNRTEAIRAFNQKLSQDQRVTLSLVPIADGLTLALKKSEV from the coding sequence ATGGCTAATCAAACCTTTGGACTAGACAAGCAGCTTAACGACTACTTAAAATCTGTTTCTGTAAGAGAGCCAGACGTTTTGACCCAGCTGAGGGTCGAAACAGCAGAGCATTCCATGGCTAGGATGCAAATAGCTCCTGAACAGGGGCAGTTTATGGCCTTACTAGTGCAGTTGATGGGAGCTAAGAAAACTCTAGAGGTGGGGGTATTTACGGGCTATAGTGCTTTAGCTGTAGCCTTAGCTTTGCCAGCAGAGGGAAAGGTGGTTGCTTGTGATATCAGTGAGAAGTATACTGCGATCGCACGTCGCTATTGGCAAAAAGCTGGAGTAGCTGACAAAATTGACTTGCAAATTGCCCCAGCACTGGACACTCTGGATCGGTTGGTGGAAGAAGGACAAGCAGGTACGTTTGATTTTGCTTTCATTGATGCTGATAAACGGAACTACGAAAACTACTACGAGCAAGCACTGAAACTGGTGCGTATAGGTGGACTAATTGCTGTGGATAATGTCCTTTGGTCGGGGCGAGTAGCCGATCCTGAGGTAGTCGATAACAGAACTGAAGCAATTCGAGCATTTAATCAAAAGCTCTCTCAAGACCAACGGGTAACCCTTAGTTTGGTACCGATTGCTGATGGATTGACTCTAGCGCTAAAAAAGTCAGAAGTATGA
- a CDS encoding AAA-like domain-containing protein, which translates to MMADEALAVLDTILPDYSFSNLQETVFCEVWEGKTYAEIAESCGYEHSYIRDVGFKLWQRLSVALKQKVTKSNVRSVLRRYSRAQLSSLGIYGYHDRIKSSFGNSLYPALVPELDFPSGPVPLNSNLYIERPPIEALTYAEVRKPGSLIHIKGPRQKGKTSLVRRIVAYANKQGFRTVTLSLHRADSQVFTNLDKFLRWFCANVTRQLGLSLQLDHYWDSDIGSKVSCTTYFEDYLLEEVDRPIVIALDEVNQIFEYPELSRDFLSLLRSWYEDGRELEIWQKVRWVIAHATDVYVPLKLNQSPFNVGLAIKLPEFTNEQVLDLAQRHGLNWVKGDQAMKRLDPLVTMVGRCPSLIRLALYHLTKQDVSLEKLLEEAPTQTGIYSNYLRYYLAALLPHTDLVAAFKEVVMATESVELEALTAYKLESLGLIRIQGNRATSSCELYRLFFRNQFLNGIRVSGD; encoded by the coding sequence ATGATGGCAGACGAAGCCCTAGCTGTTTTGGACACAATTTTGCCCGATTACTCCTTCAGTAACCTTCAAGAGACCGTCTTCTGTGAAGTTTGGGAAGGGAAGACTTATGCTGAGATTGCGGAAAGCTGCGGGTATGAGCATAGTTACATTAGAGATGTAGGATTCAAACTTTGGCAACGTCTCTCTGTGGCTCTCAAACAAAAAGTTACCAAAAGTAATGTCCGCTCAGTTTTGAGGCGGTACTCCCGAGCTCAGCTATCCTCTCTAGGGATTTATGGCTATCACGACAGGATAAAAAGTAGCTTCGGGAATTCCCTATACCCTGCTCTGGTACCAGAGCTAGACTTTCCCAGTGGACCGGTACCACTAAACTCCAATTTATACATCGAACGTCCTCCTATTGAAGCACTAACCTACGCAGAAGTTAGGAAACCAGGTAGCCTGATTCATATTAAAGGCCCCAGACAGAAAGGAAAGACTTCCCTAGTGCGAAGGATTGTAGCTTATGCCAATAAGCAGGGCTTTCGTACTGTTACTTTAAGTTTACACCGAGCTGATTCCCAAGTTTTCACCAACCTGGATAAGTTCTTACGTTGGTTTTGTGCCAACGTCACTCGGCAATTGGGTTTATCGCTTCAACTCGATCACTATTGGGATTCTGACATTGGCTCTAAGGTCAGTTGCACCACTTACTTTGAAGACTATTTGCTAGAGGAAGTCGATAGGCCAATTGTTATTGCTTTAGATGAAGTCAATCAAATTTTTGAGTATCCAGAACTTTCTAGGGATTTTCTGTCTTTGCTACGCTCTTGGTATGAGGATGGTAGAGAACTGGAAATTTGGCAAAAGGTAAGATGGGTGATAGCTCATGCTACCGATGTATATGTGCCACTAAAACTTAATCAGTCTCCCTTTAATGTTGGCCTAGCCATTAAACTCCCAGAATTTACCAATGAGCAGGTGCTAGACTTAGCCCAGCGTCATGGTTTGAATTGGGTAAAAGGTGACCAAGCCATGAAACGTCTTGATCCTTTAGTGACTATGGTAGGTCGTTGTCCCAGTTTAATTCGTCTTGCGCTATATCATCTGACAAAACAGGATGTTAGCTTAGAAAAATTACTAGAAGAAGCCCCAACTCAAACTGGAATTTATAGTAACTATTTGCGTTACTATTTAGCCGCTTTGTTACCCCATACTGACCTAGTCGCTGCTTTTAAGGAAGTAGTCATGGCGACAGAAAGTGTAGAATTAGAAGCGCTCACTGCCTATAAATTGGAAAGCTTGGGTTTGATCAGAATTCAGGGTAATCGAGCCACATCTAGCTGCGAACTATATCGTCTATTTTTTAGAAATCAATTTCTCAATGGAATAAGAGTTAGTGGTGATTAG
- a CDS encoding amylo-alpha-1,6-glucosidase codes for MTWDEKFYEQQLINRWDAAHELQTTPSWIRQLVWAADQFIVNRPLADAPDDKTIMAVYPWFGDWGRDTIISLP; via the coding sequence ATGACTTGGGACGAGAAATTTTACGAGCAGCAGTTAATCAACCGTTGGGATGCTGCCCATGAGCTCCAAACTACCCCCAGTTGGATCCGACAATTAGTATGGGCGGCTGACCAATTTATAGTCAACCGCCCGTTAGCAGATGCACCTGATGATAAAACGATTATGGCAGTGTATCCTTGGTTTGGGGATTGGGGGCGTGATACCATTATTAGCCTGCCATAA